Genomic DNA from Phyllostomus discolor isolate MPI-MPIP mPhyDis1 chromosome 12, mPhyDis1.pri.v3, whole genome shotgun sequence:
AGACTGACTGATTTCCCAgctgggggaaactgaggttctgcCAGATGAAATTTAACATTACAAAAGATGAGAGTTGCCAGGGAGACTTTAACCATGGTGGGATTTGTGAAACTGACCTATTGGACcgatgagaaaacaggctcaggAAGGAGAGATCCAAAGCCAGGTCTTCTCCCTCTCCGCCTCTCCTCAACAACCCTTCACCAGAGGCACAGCCAGAGGCTCTGGAACCTGAGCTGGCATCAGAACTACCCATCAGAGTTTTAAATTGGGTAGGTCTTGATGGAGCATGGGAATTTGGGTTTGCATCACATTCTCGTGATGCTGCTGGTCCGGAACCAGACTTTGAGAACCATGGGCTGAGGTTACCCCCCAATTTCtctatttgtatgtgtgtgtgtgtgtgagagagagagagagagagagagaaagaaagagagagagagagagacaggcagacagacagacagactgaggCCCTGCAAGGGGTCAGGCCCAGCGCCAGGTGACGTGATGTGTGGCAGGTAGCCTGGAATCGGGTACCACTTTCCTATAGGGAATTCCCTCCCAGAGCAGCCCCCAAACACCCGCTGCCCGCACCGCGGTGAGCACCTACAGTACATCTGTGCCAGTTCCTCCAAGGAAGAAAGAATGCTAAGCCAGGCCCCAGTGCCTGGGTTTCAAGACAGAACAGATGCCTGGAAACCTGAAGCAGGAGAGGTTGGGAAGCAGGAAGGGAAGGGCTTCCTAGGGTCTGTGTGTGCCTGGGGAGACTGGAGGCTGCAGGTGGAGGAAGGGCTGTGGCTGGCCTGGACAAATGCGGACAAACAGCCTTCTCCACGGCTTGGCACCTGGGCACTGCCCTAAGTGGCCTCTCCAGATGCTCCTAGTACCCGCCCCCCGCATCCCCCTCTCCCAGCACCCTCACCTCTCAGCCACAGACAGCACCCAGGCAGTGGTGACCCAGAGGCCAAGCGTGAGGCAGAGCAGCAGGCGGCCGGGGTGCGTGTTCATGTACAGCTTGGCCACGAACCAGTGGCGAAAGCGGACCTGGTTGAGGGCACCGATGCTGCGGTAGGACGCGTTGAGCAGGACGCCGCTGCGCAGGAGCAGGGCGCGGGGCACCAGGTAGAGGCGCAGCAGCATGGCCAGCGACAGCAGCGCCTCCCCCTGGCTCAGAAATCCCGGCCAGGACTGCGTCGCGATTGACGGCATGCACGGCGGGCCCTGCACGGGAGCCGGGTGCAGCCCGCACACCGCCAGTTCCAGCACGATCTGCGCCACCTGCCGCCCCGTCACCGCCACGCGCCAGTCCCGGAGGCTGTTGTCAGTCATGAACAGCTGCAGGGAGGGTACAGACCGGGGTTGGGGGTCACACGAGGGTCAGGCAGCCGCAGCCAACCTGCACCGGGAGATAAGAGGGGTGTGCCCACCGTGCAAGGGAaagaggcagggcctgggcgTGGGGCTGAGGAGGGTGGGcaaggagcagggcagggcctggggaagatatctctcccacttctcccctccctcctagTGTCAGCCCACTTCCACAACTTGCAGCCCAGGAACACTTagtgagtgcctactgtgtgcccgaGATTGTTCCACATTCTAAGGGGAACAAGACAAgctcctgccttcctggagcttACACATCCTCGGAGCCATCCCCTACTCCTGTTTCTGGGGTCTCCCGTGTAGTAATTGTAGTCGTCAGCCGTTAGCAACGACAACAGCcaatactgatgggcactttgcgTGTACCGGCCACTGCTGACATGTTGTGTCTCAATGATGGCTCGCAGCACGTGAGATGGAAAGGATTTTCACCCTCATTTTAGAGGTGTGGGCCCCTCAGGCGGGCAGTGGCACAGCTGGGCTGCAAACTCAGGACACTGAACTGCCCAAATGGCCGCTACCCGTGATAATGTGCACTTCTCACTGAGCACCTCTTGCATGCCAGGCACTCCAAGGGACATTCCTGCACAGGGCCAAGAGCTCCCATTTtatatggggggagggggagggaacaggATCTGGACGGGGAGCTGAATGTCCCAGTGAGACAGGCCCCTGGTGGGAAGGGCTCCTGGGTCAGGGGGATGTTGGCACAGGTGGGGAGCTCAGGATGGGGAAGGACCTGGGGACACATTCGTGTTGCTTGGGATTGGGATAGGTGGGGGTTTGGGATGGAGGACAGAGAtccgggaggcggggcctggacTGAGGCTGCCTGGGCGCAGAGTGCACAGAGGCCTGGGGACCGAAACTCGCAGCATCCGTGAGTGTGCAAGGGAGCCCGGGGCTGCTCCAGGAGGCCCCGTGGGTCTGTCTGAGGTCCGTCCCTTCCCAGTGGATGAGGGTATGGATGCATCTCAGGGCAGAGGAACCTCATTACTcagcccaggaggagggggaggatggaaAGTGTGAGTTGACAGGGCATGGTGGGGCTGGGCGtgaagggagggggttgggatGGGGCCTGCCCTACCTGGACCTCTTTGGCATGAAAGGCCAAGATGAAGCAAAGGAGCATGAAGGTGGAGATACTGATGATGCATTTAACCAGGAACAGGTAGAGTGCCCACtgtgaggggagagaaaaagaggtgaGATCCCAAGTCTCCATCCCTGGGTCCCCTCTACCTTCCTCCCCAACAGCCTTTCCTTCTCAATTCCCAATTTCCCAGCCTCCTGTCCCCACAAGCCCCAACCCAGCTGCTCCAGAAGTTGAAGCTCTAGAGAAGTCTCAAAACCATCATCCTTCCCAACCGGACAGCCCTGGCCCAGGTGCCAGTGTCCTCCTCAGCTCTCTCCTAGGAGTCACATCCCTTAGCAGAGAATGTCACACTCACATTCCTTCTAAATCCCATCTACTTCCCCATCAAAAACAGCtcccagttgtgtgtgtgtgtgtgcaggtgtgtgcctGCAAGCAGGCACCTGACCTCTAGAgactgccccctcctctccccttcccactcagCTGGTCCTGCCCTAGAAAGCAACTTCAtgcgcccccccccaccataTCCCAGTTCCCAAGGAGCCTAGAAACTATCATTCGATAATCCCTAAGGAATGAATGGCACCCTCCTTTGCCCTCATACAGGGGGCTGAGTCCCTGAGAGGCCCCCAACCCAGCTCGGAGAAAGGCCCCCCAGTCCACGCCCTGCATCTCCTCTCCccgcctcctgccctctctcctggctctaagcccagagcaagcagggCCGGAAGCACATGGtctccagaaagcacagaggtgtttttccccccctctctttgTGTGGCAATAACTTGGAGGAATCTAGAACTCCGGTGGAAAGTATTTAGAGAGGACTGGGACTGCTGGATTCCCTGAAGGGCTGGGGGGCAGTTTCCCTAACTGGGGGGCATTGTCAGGGGGAGGGCACCACCTGGGTTCCCACCTGTTTGTCCTAGGACACCTGTTCCTTCCAAGATGCAGTCTGTCCCCCTGGAGTGGGAAACAGAGCCAGTTTCCTGCCCCAgggggcctgcccccacccccctccctgaaCAATGGTGCTGTTGTCCccagccttcccccaccccttcacccTCCTCTAGCACCCCACCCCTTGTCTCTTTCTTCAGTTTGTCCAAACTCCATGCCACGAaacacagcccccctccccacatgGCAGCCCACTTCTCCAATGGTCATCTCTGCTTTTCCAAATCCCACAcatgcccccacctccctctgatagctctgtctttctccccttcactcctgGAGTTGGGCACTTGTCTCTGCTCCagcacctcaccccaccccctaccaTGGCAAACAGGTGTCCATGGCCCCAGAAATAAGTTCATTAGATTGAgatggagatggggaggggacgTGGCTGTTACCAAGGCAGTCATAGAAACAGGGCTGAGGACCCCCAGAATCGTGTAttgaacccccacccccagtttacagatgggaaaactgaggctcagagagctacAGCAGCTTCTCCAGAGTCCCACTGCTGGAGGCAGAAACCTGGCAGGtggtaaaggaagaaatgagcagGGAGAACATGGAGGGAGTGGGTAGGAGTGACCCCTTTGTCCTTTCCTATCTGCCCGGGCTCCAGGAGCAGACGCTCCTCCCCTGCTGGGCGGGTGCTGAGTGTGGGAGCGGAGGGTAGGCCCGGCCACGCTTCCTGTTGGCATGGGCTTCAGCTGCCGCACCCCCTCAGTGCCCGCTGCCCTGGCTTCGTCCTCCCAGCCAGAGGAAACCCGCCTGCCCTGACCTTTCATGTGGCTCCTGGTCAATTGAGAGCTGTCTGTCCCCCTCACCTCAAAATCCCAAGCCTGAGCCTCTATCCCCCAAGAGTCTCCCCAACTCAATCCTCAAatcactgccccaccccccgccagccaGCCCGATGCCACACCCCTTACTCcagactggcctgcaaccctccTTCCCTGTTGAGCAATTCTGTTCTGTCCTCCAGCCACTAATCTCGACCCATGTCCTGCCTGCACCCCCATCGCTGCCCTGGCCAGGGTTGGAATGTGCCGGGAGCCTGCTCAGACCTGTTCCGGCCCCACCTGCCCTTTCCCGTCCCATTCGCTATCCTCAGTCAACATCAGCTCCTTCCCCCAAAGATgctctcagcctcctccccagcgtcccccgccccctgggacccaggagcctgggccactataaacctactttctGTTGTTTCCCAGGTTGAACAGCACATAGACTCTGGGCAGGCTGCACTTCTTAGTGACAGAGATGGGACAGGGTATGTGTGTGTCcatttcccaccccaccctcaccccagccagTTTCTTCTGGTCTCTTTGTGCTGAGGTGCTGGATAAACGTTAGAGCGTAGATAAGAACCAAAGAGCCGCCTACTGGAAGAAGTTTATCTCTCTCTTCACCCTACTTTCACTGAACCTAGGGCTACCGCTCCCTTAATCTGCTCTTGTGGGGCTGGAGTATCTGATCAGCCCTCTCCCTGACTCCAGGGGTCCTGGTCTTCTAGCTGTCTAACTGCAGTACCTTCAAAGACTGAGACACTGAgacccctcttcccttcctgttGCAGAGAGGACCACCAACATTTGCCTCCCTGGATCCCAGACTCTAGCGTCCAGCCCCTCCTCTCTCAGACCCAGGAGTTcaggctcccagcccctcctcctccctcagacccaggagtccaggctcccaacccctcctccctcagacccaggagtctcagcccccagcccctcctccctcagacccggGAGTCTCAGCCCCCAGCCACTCATGGCCCAGGACAAGGGTTCCACTCACCGAGCACCCTCCGAACCACAGCATCTCTGCGTGTAGTACCATGAGCCCGATGCCAATTCCTGCCAGCGTCAGTGCCCAGCAGGCCAGCCACTTCTCCTGCTCCAGCAGGCGTTTTCGCCGCTGCAgagcccccaggccaggcaccAGCTCCCCGCCCATGGCCCCCTGGGTCTTGGGGCTCAGCCAGCTTCCTGCCCAGGGTCCCCCACCTCGTAGCACACAAAGGGCAGCCACTGTGGCTAGCAGGTCATCAGCCTGCTCTTCTCAGTTGCTCTGGGGCTCTTGCTCTGAGGCACAGCGGAGCCCTTGCCCTCTGGGGGGTGGTGacggctgggcagggcagggaggggctgaggaggCCCTTGGGCAGCAGGGAGGCTCTCCAACCTCCCTTCTCAGAGTAAGGAGGAGTTGGGGTGTGTCTCGGGGCAGAGCAAGGAAGAGCATGCACCCACGTGGGTGAAGACACACTGGCACACAACAGTCACACACAACAGTCTGCACAGTGTGACACATGCCTGCATGCAGCCACACCCAGACACCACAGGACACCCTCACCCACAGCACAGTCAGAGACAACCTAACACACACTTGGGCACACAACATGACCTCCACCAAGTGACTCACAACTCCCCATGGGTTCTGAAACCCACAGCCACACCCAGACACCGCACGTGTGGTGTGACACACTGGTCCTAAGCGAGACAGGCAGTTCCCTGTGACACACGCAGCTGCCTAAATATTGCCCACACACAGGCACAATGTTGTGATCTGTGGGCACGCATCACCTGACACAAACAGCCACACCCAGACACCACACACTggatgacacacacacacagctgcacaAGCACAACCCACACCAAGTGTTCCACAAACACATAATTTCTGCTGGCGTAGTGATGCCCCGATGCCACACACATGTGTATGGAAACAATGCACCCATAGAGCCCCCAGCATCACACACCCGTGGAGTGATATCTGACACAAGCAGACACGCAGCACTCAGGGATACACCCATGGCAACCCCCAGTCACCCAGCACACAGAGAAATGCAGATGGAAGCACACCATGCGCATAGCAATTCAGGCACATGTACTCAGAGAATGATGTACAATGTACCCCAGGACACAGTACCATCCAGGTGTGTAACCGGGGAGCAGTGTACACGGACACGGGCAGAGACCTCTGTTGAACAGTGACGCACACGGAAACCCAAGCAGCACTCCATGTACGACAGCCGCATACAGCCTGGCACTCCATGTGCTCCAACACACATGACCCCATGAACGCAGCATGCACAGAGGGATGCGCAAACACGCAGTGACACAAAGCACATCAACACATTTCCCAGCACCACCTTGACACATTCCACGTGTCCCATGACATCAGATGTGACCCACTGACACAGCTGGTACACAGGCCGGCAacaacaccacacacacaccagaggaTGCCCTACGGCACAATGTGACACACAACCACACAGACGGAGCACACTCTGAGTGTGAACGGCCAGGCTGTGGTGTtggcagagaaagaggagaggccCCCAACAAGGGCAAACACCTCAACGTCACGTCACAGAATGTCACATAGCTTTACACgcacaacacccagaaagaggcACAACTCACACTGACACGCAGATCAGCACCGGTGATGCAGAGTGACCCTGAGTGGAGGGCAGCCACGTGCAGCAGAACGAAAGTGACACAGGGATCAGTTTGCCGCATATTTAGACACAGATCAAAGGCCTCCTACAGCAACACATGGGGGCACACTGGTGTGGTGACCAACACACCTCACACAGGGTCACACACTGACTTGTGACACAGCGACCGTGGGTCCCAGTGACATGGCTCTTGGGGGAACACACAAGCATaagccctctcctctcccatgTCATATGCCATGCAGAAGCATGGACCCGCCAACCACAGGGAAGTGAGACACGCACGGACATGCCTGGCAGTACACCAACACAACCCACACAGACACACCTAGAGACACCAAaccgcacacacagacacacccagtgACAAAAACACAACCATGCCGGTGCCCACCCCGTGGCACACAGTGGGCTTCCCTCAGTGTGAGACATGGTGGGAGAGTGATGGAGACACACCCAGGCACACTCAGATGCCGCACACGTGTCTGCTTGCATAAGCTGGGTACTCTGGAGGCCGAGCCTGGGCACCCCcgctgcctgcctccctggggccctggcatGGGGCTCTGCGCCTCTCTCTTCCTTGTTCTCACCTGTAgcctctctcttcatctctccagCCCTGGAAACCTCTGGGTCTGTCTTTATCTCTGcctccttctgtctgtctctgtctctgtctctgtcctttgtgcctttgcttctttctatctcttctccctctgtctctctcctcctgtttGTCTGTTTGCacttctctctctggctctgtatctctctgtctctgcctctctcagcCTCTGTGACTCTCTTAGCATCTCGGTCTTCATCTTTGTGcccttctctgtttttctgtattttattctctctccctgtcactgtctctctgcctccacgTCCCTCTCTGAgcatctctgtctttctgtccctGTCTGTGCTCTTGTGTGTCTCAtttcctgtctgtctctgtcttgctGACTCTAGGTCTTTCTCCAGCCCTGTCCgtgtctctctttatctccctgaCTCCACATCTCCCTTTGGGCCTCTCTTTGCCTccgactctctctctctctctctgggcctcttcATGCttgtctctgcctcagtttctctttcctGTTCACTGGCACAGCTGGGGACAGCCTTGCCTTTTTCCAGGtccacccagccccactcagGGGCCGAgggtcagagacacagagaccaTGGCCACCTGAGAGAGTCAGAGGCCGCGGACAGAGGCCTCCAGCACCAGACCCTGCACGGCTATGCCCAGTGCAGGCACCAGTGAAGAGTGACACAGAAGGAGAGACACCCAGAGAGACCTTGGTGTCTCCAGACACCAAATGCAACCACTTGGTACAACtagaggacagggagagagagacagacagacagacagatggaagagaggagggaaggaggaagagagaatgaatttaaaaaatcggagatggaggaagaagaaacCCAGAGGTAAAGAGAAAGCAGAAGCCAGACATGGACGTTGCTGCAGAGAGGTTTTGTCTTCAAACAGGCCACGActagaagagaaaagaggagcaAAGGCTGGAAATGGGAGATGCCAGGGTGGGCAGCAAaggggacacagtgagaagggcACCTGCCTGCAAACTGACCTTCCAGGCGGGGGGGTCAGTTTGTAGGATGCAGGGCTTGAGCCggctccctccagcccagggaggggctgagctGGGCGGTGGGGGTGACTCAGGGCCCCAGGGCTTCCTGTGACTCAGCCCCGGCTGGGCTCAGTCCTGGAGGGGGAGTGGAGGGTCCCTGTAAAAGAGAGGAGGGCAGGAACACCAGAGGACCTTTACGCCTACATTGACCCTTGCAAAAGGTGACTGAGGGCCACTTCAAGGGACTTtgaagggaggcagggctggaggcgCGGAGTCCGGGGTCTGAGGGAGGAACGGTCCGGGCCCCAGACTCCTCCGTCTGGAGGAAGTGGGCTGGGGGCCCGGACACCTGATCCAGGAAGACCAGAATAACTGACTCCAAAGTCCCCGGGACTTTTCCTTGGCCTCGTCCCAGctgccccaccttcctcccagctCCATCTCCGGGCCTGGAAAGGACCCAGATACCTTGGGGCCCAGCCGGAAGGGGCCAGGGACAAAGGGTTGTTTAACTAACTGCTCAGGGAGTGAAGAAGAGGGTGTCTCACTCGGAAAGGTCACCCGTCGCCCAGGGCTGGTGCAGAGAAAGGAGGGGCTGAGCCGGGTGGGGAAAGACACCCTGAAAGTCAGAGGCCCTTTGGCGGCAAATCCTCCAGGCAGTCTTTTGATTTCGACAGGGGTTAGCTTCAGGGCATTGGGCTGCTGACACCTCGTGGTGGTCTTGGGAACTGCAGGCACTCTGCGGGTCTAGTCCGTGTCCTGTCCGCGTACATTGAACATCTACAGAGTGCCAGGTGCTGCTTGCTCTAAGTGTAGAGGGTACAgtaataacaaaacagaaacaaacaaaaaaacaacaacaaaaccctgccttcctggagctcCCAGGCTAAAAGAAGTCTCGTGATCCCAtcaatctctctgtctctttctctccgcctcctgccccacccctacccccacccctggctctgtgaatctttgcttctttctctcttgagTCTCTCACTGGCTTTACTTCTTAGTTTCTGTCTCCTGGTCTTTGTCTCCAAGTGCACGTCTTTTTCTTTTCTcgtttttccttctctctgtgttttgcttattttctcctttgtagcTTTATGTTCTCCACCAATGAAAactcatgtatatttttatgttaaattatatgtcattatatatgtatatcattaatgtatattaatatgtaattatatgtatCAATCTGAGAATCTTGGTTCAAGCATTGTGTGGCCACTGACTTTCTTTTTGTGGGGGACACACATTCTGGTTTAGGGACAGACCCCAGTGTGTATGTTCCTTGCTGGGTGCCCTGTGAGACCTGTACAATAGGGGTGACACTACAGTGTCACAGGGCTGCTTGAGGACTAGGTGGGATGGAGTATCCGGAGCCCTCATCGCGGGACCTGGCATGCATCAGGCACACGTGGTACATTGTACCCCCTCTCTGTCCAGTCTGTCCTGCTTTGTTCTCTCAGAATTCTAAGACCACCACGCTGCAAGGAAGCCCAAGCTAGGCATGTGCAGGGGCCATGCAGAGAAGAATCAGGGCATTCGGGCCTGAAGCCCAAGTCCAACCCCACTGGATGCAGCTGCATGAGTGACCTCTACAGAGACCAGCAGAAGTGTCCTGTTAACCCTCAGCTTCATGAGAAAGAATACACTTTTGGGGATAAGACACCTAATTTGGGGGTGGCTTGGTGCATAGTAAATATTATGCTCTTCTGCTCAGTTTTATGTTTGAAGTTTTCCATAACATAAGTATGTACatgaatatgtatatgtatgaataGGTAATGGAGTAGATCAAAGACACTGCACTTTATATATTGCAGCTGGTATCATTTGCTTCTATCTTTTTGCCTCTGGGTCTTTCTTGGCTCTCAGTCACAGCCTGACTTTCATGTtttgttgtctctctctctctctctgtctgtgtgtctgctccAACCTCGCCAAACACCCACCTGCCGCTTTCCCCTCCATTTACTTTGCTCCACCACATTGACGTTCTGGCTGGTCCTTGGATGTGCAAGCTCTCTCCTGCCCCCGGGCGTGGTACCTGCTTTTCCCTCTGTCTCAATGCTTTTTACCTCCAATCTCCTCATGCATTATTCCCTCACTTTATCCAGCTTTCTGCTCAATATTGTCTCATCCTTGATCACTTCTTCAAAAATGGTCCTCTCTGGCACCGTAAATaatcctgtattttatttcattgttttacctGCATCATGGCACTTGGGACGATCTAAATGGTCTTGttatcttatttttctagttgatGAGGACCAGGATCTTACCATCCCAGTGTTCAGAGCGGTGCCTGCACCTAGGAGATGCTCAGTGGGTGGCTGGTGAAAGAATGCGCTTGATCCACAATAAGGACCTGCTCTCCTTCAACTCCACCCTCTCACCCCGTTACACACTGTCCTGGAGGCGGGAGGACGTCATTTCGTCATTGACCCTGTCACGTGTGCCCTCATTGGTTGAGTTGCTGTCTGTGGTTCTGAGACCCAGTACTACGGATCTGTCCTTGGTGCTGACTCAGGCTCCAACTTCCGTTcagctggggagggtggaggaatCCGGGGGGAAAGGGGCAAGGTGATGGGCTATCCCAGCACATATCCTGTGAATCCATGAGAGAAGGCAGACATCTGAATTCTCAAGAGAGAGAGTGCCTGGGTCACTGTTCTGCAGGTATTTGTTCTACCTATGTATCTATCCCTTTTATCGTGGAAAACGTCAAAATACAGAAGCAAACAGAAGAGAATGAGCGAATAATAAACCTCCACTTACAAGTACCCACTTAACAAGTACCAACACATGGTTAATTGCATTTCATCTGTGTCTCCACCCATTTCCTCActtcctctgtttttttaatgcaaatcCCAGACATGATATCATTTAATTGCatgttgtattttaaattttgtttctttgtgttgaaGTATGACTTACACATTGTTAAGCTCACAAATCTTAAGTGTACAGATTGCTGCAGGCCTGCCCGTGTATAAAGCATCTCCATCATCACCGCCAGTTCTCTGGTCCCCTGTCCCGACCGGTGAACCAGACCCCTATCACCAAAGATTAAAGAGCCACAACATGGGAGTCCAAAGTCCTGGGCTTTAACCTTGACTTTGCTGCTGACACCATTTGTCTTGTATGAAACACACTATTCTTGTAAACAGTGTGTAAAACATAGAGGTACATTTTGGACAAATAATTTTATAGTGAACACGCCTAAGGAGAGTATCGCCACTCCCCAGAAACTTCCAGGCCACAAagcccttcccagcctccagaggaAACCCCTATCCTCACTCACAAGGAACTTTACCCCTCCTAACCCCCAACCCTCACACActgtctctctgtccttccttctccctccaacCCTTCAACACTAAGCAGCCTCTGACCCTGGAGACCAAGAATGAGAGATCCCATCACCAATTTCTCCCTGGTCTTGCCTTCAGTctcaccccctgcaccccctcaACCCCTTGCCATCTGGCTCCTGCATAGCCTCAGGGAGAGCTTCCATCCCCTGGCTTTGACCACGCTTCTCCCTTGCTCTAAGCCCCCCACTGGCTGCAGGGGGAAATTCAGGAAATGTTATCCTCACTCCCAGGAGCCCTGCCACCCTCTTCACCCTCATCTTCCTCTCTCATACTTTATACATAGACCAGTCCATTGTGCACACTGTCCTTCCTACCTGGAATGCTCTCCTTTCTGCTCCTCTGCCAAGTCCTACTTGTCATTAAGGTGTCTTTTCAGAGATTCATTCCTATCAGATGCCTTCCCCAGTCTTCCTCTTTGGAGCTGCCTTAGACCCTCGTATTTCAGGCTTTATCCACTATGAGCTTCCAGTTGTCTTTCTCCAGacaaggagggcagggctgggtccgACCCATCGCTGGGTCCCTGGCTTCATCCAGCTCAGAAGAACAGGTTGTAAAGGTTTGCCACAGGTCCCTCCCTGCAGCTCTGTCTCTCACTTGTCCCTGCCACTGTCCTGCTGTCTCTCTGCCACTTCAAAAATGTTTCCTCACACCTTGTCACAGGCTGGCACACACCTCCTGCTCATCCTTCAGGACCTGGCACCCACTTTGTCCTCTATGAAGTGACCCCTGgtgtcccagggccccagccgTCCAGCCACAGGTTTCTTCTCTACCGTCCAGCCCTTCCAGCACAAACACCCTCCTTATTTCCTGCCCTGATTGCTCTTGGGGCTGTGTGCATCTGGGCCCCAGTCTGTGTCCCCTGTCCAACCTAGAACTCCACAGGGGTAGGGTTCTCCAGAACCATCCAGCGTGGAAGGTTGAATTACAAATGTTGGTTGAGTCTCTAGCAAGATTACTTCTGACTCTGTGTCTCTGCTTGCATGAGCTGctccctcttcctggaatgcAGTTCCCTTTCCTGTCCATCTGACATGCTTCATGGCCTGTTACCAGGTTCTCCACCCTTGGGTACCAACC
This window encodes:
- the KCNN4 gene encoding intermediate conductance calcium-activated potassium channel protein 4: MGGELVPGLGALQRRKRLLEQEKWLACWALTLAGIGIGLMVLHAEMLWFGGCSWALYLFLVKCIISISTFMLLCFILAFHAKEVQLFMTDNSLRDWRVAVTGRQVAQIVLELAVCGLHPAPVQGPPCMPSIATQSWPGFLSQGEALLSLAMLLRLYLVPRALLLRSGVLLNASYRSIGALNQVRFRHWFVAKLYMNTHPGRLLLCLTLGLWVTTAWVLSVAERQAVNATGHLSDTLWLIPITFLTIGYGDVVPGTTWGKIVCLSTGVMGVCCTALLVAVVARKLEFNKAEKHVHNFMMDIQYAKEMKESAARVLQEAWMFYKHTRRKDSGRARKHQRRLLAAINTFRQVRLKHRKLQEQVNSMVDISKMHMILCDLQLGLSSSHQALEKRMDALAGKLDTLTELLSAVLRPRHLPEASQEAT